AGTCTTTGCATGAGCATTTCTCACCCAGTGTGCTTCCCAAGGAGTATGGCGGAGACCTGGAATCGATTGACAGCATAGCTAAACAATGCGAAATCAAACTCCTAGATAACCGCAGCTACCTGCTCGATATGGCACTAATGAACGCACAGCCTTGTTCGTCACCAGGGTCAGGTGGTAAAAGTGGTAATACTAAAAATGCTTTCGGAGTTGAAGGCAGCTTTCGGAAGCTTGATTTCGACTAGCACCGAAAGTATCGTAGCGTGGACATGAGAACGGACAGATTACGAAGCGAGAAAGATTAAATTCTTACAATGGTAAACAATCTACAATTAATAGCAAAGTAAGTGTGTGTTGTAATTCAACTTACCTCCTTTCCGAACGCTGTGGACACATAAGCCTGTCTGGTCGAGTGTGTAGTCCAGCTTTTCTTCCCAACGGTACGGGTTTCCATGTGCTAATCCACCGAGTACATTTAGATTGCTATCATTCGTACCAACCGTGTTCGGCCTATTTTCAGTGTGCTAACCGCTTGTGGCGTGTTAAATGTACCTTAAGCTTGTACCTTTTCAAACAATCAGCTATATCACACTGAAAGCTACGTTCCGTACTGTGCGATTGAAGATGCTTTTCTGCCAACGATCGATACCGCAACTGTTTGCCGCATTTCCCGCATTGGTAGCCTCCCGCAGTGACTATCAATAAGACATGTTTATCCTGATGCAGTAGGAATTTTTCCATATCGTTAAATGTGGTCCCACAAATCGAACAACTACGTGACTCTTCCCGACTCTGTTCATACTCATCCGGGTGTTTCTGTATGAGATGTTCTAGCAGTGCGGATGGTTTTCCAAATTCATCGTTACAGTACTGGCAGGTGGTAACTATGTTTCCAGCATCTGTCGGTTCTTTCTCCGCCGTGTTGTTTTTGCTCTTCTCGTGGTTCTGGTAATGTCGAACAAGGTTACGGCTCCGTTTAAAACTTTTACCACACGTGCTGCAAACAAATGGCCGTTCCGATGCATGAACTTGTGCGTGGTCTTGCAGAATTGTCCGGGAGGGAAATGGTTTGTTACAAACCTCACATATATGCTTCCGGGTTCCGTGCTTTACGATACAATGTTGTTTCAGTTCCGCTTTGCTGTAGTAGCACCGGTCGCAATGATcacatttgaatgattttgtgTTCGAATGGCGCGACTCGTGAATGCGCAGTGAAGTTCGATCGGAGAAGGTCCGTTCGCAAGACGGGCAGGAATAATTCTTGATATGGAAATGTATCTTCAGATGCTTTCGCAGCGTATTACGACCACGGTATGTTTTATCACAGAACATGCACTGGACAATCGGTATCTTTCGATTTTTACGGTACCAATAATCCATCACTGGGGCGTTGCAGGCTTTAATGTACATATCATTCGATGGTAATCCATCTGGCAAATCCATAAAGTCGGTGTGGGATTCTTCATTTTCTGATTTATCAGCAACATTTTCCACCTGTATGGCAGTGCTTTCACCTGTAGGAGTAGTTGAATTTTCATACTTATCGCCATCTTTATCGAGCAGCTCCTCGTAATCAACCTCCAGAGCAACAGCAGAATCATCTTCTGGGGCTAGCGATCCCGGAATTTCTCCACCATCATTATAGATGTACTGCGATGATTCAATGTCTTCTAGCACAATTTCATCGTCGTGTTCACTCTTGATCTGATTTTCCGACCCAAAATCCAAACACGCTGTGTTGCCAGATACAATTTTCGATGCGTCATGAATAATTTTCATCAGAATTTCATATGACTTGCTGCAATTTGCTTCGAACTCGACAAAATCTTCTATACTCTGCAAGCACCCACCACAGATGTTGTTGGGCAGTCCATCGTTCTCGTCCACTTTCGATGCAATGATTTCGAAGGCTTTTTGCAGTTGATTGTTGATATTTCCATCCGGAAGAAACACAGGGAAACAATCAGCGTCCGAAAGGCAGAACcgacaaacaaaatcaaaccttaTTTCTAGATTTTCTAGCGTTATTTCTACCATCTTGCTAAATGGCGGCAACTTGTGAGCGTCTGTTCGAGTGCAAAAGAAATGGTTCTGTCGAAATAACGACAGCTGACAGCTTTGACAGTTGAGCTTCACATGTTCTACTCAAATACGGTATGGCGCACATTTGAACAACCTCTTTTGTGGTGATTTTGAtgcgaggaaaaaaatacaattccaATCGGGTGTTTTTGGGTGAAtcagtttggaaaattgaataagTTGTGTATAAATAAAGTGCTTCGTATAGCAGCATGACGGCGTTCGAAGGTTGGTACTGTTCGGATGTTTGTGCATTGGTTTCAATTTCCTCAAAACTCCCGTTTTGTTTCACAGAGTTTGGTGTAATGCCGGAGATAGCTCAAGCTAtcgatgaaatggaatggatgcTGCCGACCGATGTGCAGGCCGAAGCAATACCGTTGATTCTTGGCGGAGGCGACGTACTGATGGCTGCAGAAACGGGTAGCGGCAAAACCGGCGCCTTTTGTTTGCCAATTCTGCAAATCGTGTGGGAAACGTTGCGTGACATTAAGGAGGGTAAAACAGGAAGAGCCACTTCCCACAAAGGTCAACCGTGGACGTTTTCATACACCGACCGGGGCCAGGCAATGGCCATCACACCGGATGGTTTGCGCTGTCAGTCGCGTGAGATGAAGGAATGGCACGGATCGCGTTGTACCACCGGTGTGCACGGCAGAGGCAAATACTATTACGAAGCGACCGTCACGGATGAAGGTCTGTGCCGTGTCGGGTGGTCGACGGAGCTGGCCAGCCTCGATCTGGGCACCGATCGTTTCGGGTATGGATTTGGCGGAACGGGTAGAAAATCAAACTGCAAGCAGTTCGACGTGTACGGGGAAGCGTTCGGCAAGCAGGATGTTATAGGATGTATGCTCGATCTGGACGGTAGAGAAATAGGTTTCTCGAAAAACGGCGTATTTCTTGGTACAGCATTCACGCTGAACGAGTCGGACGCGAAAAGTAACTCGTACTTCCCGGCCGTTGTGCTGAAGAACGCGGAAATAGCATTCAACTTTGGGCAAACTGATTTCAAATACCCTTTGCCAGCCGGATACACACCAGTTTGTAGCGTTGTGAAAGATAATATGTCGGAAAATCCCAACACTGGCCCATCGGGCAGTGCCGAAGGTGAGGCcgccaaaccgaaaccgaacgcgCCGCAAGCGATCGTCATCGAACCTTCGCGCGAGTTGGCCGAGCAAACGTTTAACCAGATTCGTAAGTTTAAGAAGCATCTGAAAGATCCGGAAGTACGCGAACTGTTGCTTATTGGTGGTGTAAATGTGCGCGAACAGATGGAAGTGCTGCAGCGTGGCGTGGACATCATTGTGGCAACACCCGGCAGACTGGAGGATCTTATTGGTGGTGGCTACGTCCTGTTGAATGGATGTAGATTTTTCGTCCTAGATGAAGCGGATGGGTTGCTAAAGCAAGGTTACACCGAAATGATCGATCGCTTGCACAAACAGATCCCGAAGATAACGTCCGACGGGCGTCGGCTACAGATGGTCGTATGCAGTGCCACGCTGCACTCGTTCGAGGTGAAAAAGATGGCAGAAAGACTGATGCATTTCCCGACCTGGGTCGATCTGAAGGGTGAAGACGCTGTTCCGGATACCGTACATCATGTGGTGTGCATGGTCGATCCCCAGAAAGACACCACCTGGCAGTCGATGCGTACGCACATCCAAACCGATAGTGTGCATGCGCGGGACAATGTGCGCCCGGGATCGAATACCGCGGAAACACTTTCCGAAGCGGTGAAAATGCTGAAGGGAGAGTACACACTGAAAGCGATCGATGAGCATAACATGGATCGCGCCATCATTTTCTGCCGTACAAAACTGGACTGCGATAACATGGAACGCTATCTGCGACAAATGGGTGGCCAGAAGTACTCTTGCGTATGCTTACATGGTGACCGAAATCCAAAAGAACGAAAATCTAAtttggaaaagtttaagaatAAGGAGGTAAAATTCCTAATCTGCACGGATGTGGCCGCCCGAGGTCTGGATATCACCGGGCTGCCGTTTATTATAAACGTGACGTTGCCAGATGAAAAATCTAACTATGTGCACCGTATCGGCCGCGTTGGTCGCGCTGATCGTATGGGATTGGCTTTTTCGCTCGTTGCTTCAGTGCCGGAAAAGGTTTGGTACCACGGGAATTGGTGCTCGTCGCGTGGCAAAAACTGTTGGAACACTGCGCTAACTGACGTGAAGGGTTGTTGCATGTGGTACGATGAGAAAATGTATCTGGCCGAAATCGAGGACCATCTGACGGTGACTATTCCTCAGATTGAAAAGGATATGAAGGTTCCGCTGAACGAGTTCGACGGTAAGGTGGTGTATGGAGAAAAGCGTAAGAACACTGGATCCGGTTACAAGGACCACGTGGAGCAGCTGGGCCCGGTCGTACGTGAGTTAGCTCGTTTGGAGCGAGAAGCTCAAACGTTGTATCTTAAGCGATTGGCCGTTTAAGTTGCGCTGGATAAATTGTAACGATCATTCTTGTATGTTAGCGAGCTATGCATAAGAAATATACCataaattacaatttattcaaCATCCGACATGTTGTGTTCTTGGTCAAGCTGTTGCTCAAGTTTACTTAGAGCATTTACTAGCGAATTCCCGAAGGAATGAACATATGCGGGACAAACATCCGAAAGTAGAGCGTAGGGTGTTTCGTAGCGGGTATTTGAAGAGCTTTCCTGAGTTTTATCATCATGGACATTACCCACAATTTGTAACCCTTCGGCATTCAGCTTCACACACATCTGATTGCCATCCAACGTCGTAATGTTAATGTACGATTCGGTGCGTGCTGGTGGTAGTTTGTTGGAAAGCGAGATATCTTCAACGTGCTGTGTAATGTCCTTTATCACTGCTTCGGCTTCCTGTGTCCAGTCGATAATATTATCATCGCAGTATTTGTAATATTTAGTTACCGAGTTGTCCATTTTgctggaaggaaaatgtgCTCTTTTAGCTCTGTTCTGTATTTCAAACGATGAGAAGTAAATGATCAATTTGCCATACCTTTTTCACATTCCAAAcatcgattgtttgttttgctaaaaatTACCACAGTCCATTTACCACAGCCGAAATAAAGCAGTGAGTGCGAGCTGCTGCTACAAACGggaaagagagcgaaaaacCACGCAGCCAAGTATTGAACTGCACACGAAAAACTAGCTGCATTGTTGGCATTTGCGATGACAGTTGTCAAACAGATGACACGCCAGagcacacaaccacaaccacacaTCGGTACAGCCTATCCATCATAGGAGGATATAATAATCCATACGCctacagaagaagaagagctTCAACGTCGATTTCAGCTAATGTTCGCGAATATACCGAATTCTGGATTTTCGCAACAAGGTTAGCTTCCAAAGTTATCGAAGTGTTACCAACCTGGCTTAGATCGTCGGTCCCGAGTGTTGCCGTGTGCATATTATACGCATAGCTATTAAAACGCGAGCGACCTCCAGTGTGGTGTTATTTGTTGTGCTGTGCAAAAGTTCGCGAGCCGTGCGTATTTTTCTCTGCGTTGTCTGTTTCACAAGAGACGTACATATGAAAGCAAATGCTTTAGTCCAGTTTGATTAATGGTCCGTTTGCCGTTGAAAGCAAGAATTGTCCTTTTGTGGAAAACAGCATATCAATTGCCCGTTTGTAAGACGACCTCCTGCCAAGGACCAACAGCGCGATTGCCGACAAAGTGTAAGTGTGTAGTCTTAATGTCTGTACAATAAGGATTGCATGCTCAGCTTGGTTTGCTTGCCTTGTTTTCTGAGCGGCTGACGTATCGATTATTTGCAGAAGAAGCGCTTTTTTGATCTAGTAAGCAAACGAAGCGAGGGAAAAATGCACATCGACTCTGCAAAACATTAACCAGCAGCGATAAGGAAGCCTCCAGTTGTACCATTGATAAGGATTATATTTATCTTGCTCTGGTATGTTTCCTCCCCGCCGACGCTATTTGTGTGTTGTTCACAGCAAACATAACATAGTCGGAACATCGAGTAATGGAGAAAATATCGATCGTTTCCGTGCGTTTTTTCGTTTcgcatttattttccaaaattgGATGGGTGAAGAAGGTTAAACGTGGAGAGAAGCGCAAAACGGACGCGAATTTATGTCGAGTGGTTTTCAATGAGCGGCGTCCGATGCGGTGTCTATCAATCTCTCGAACATAAATAAAAGCGAACGAGATTTCGACACAGGTTCTGTGGTTCCGGCCAATGCAAACGAATGATAACCTCCAAGTAGATGGTGATGGAAAATTGGCAATGATGTGAACTGCGGGGAGCGAACCAACGCCACACCGTGAGGAGTAGGCATGCGACAACGCAAGGAAGCGGATGACActatttttatcgtttgttgAAACACACTGCCGCTATGGATGGGCCCCACGAACAGGGAACGGACGTGTGGAAACGGCTAGGTGAAATTTGCGGCGCGCGAATGACGGAAGCTGTGCGCCGCGGTAATAGACAGGTTTGGGGGCGACTATAATGTGCATCGATTGGCCATGATGTGGCGCTGTGCTCGGgagatgttgctgctgcacacgCATAGCAAAGACGAGAGAactgcacaacacaacacattctCTTGTACGGTTTGGCACCTCGCACGAACCGTGAACCGTCTCTGCGCACATACTTCCCAAGGTCAATGCTAATGCCTGTCGGTGGGAATGAGGCCGATTTCGCGTACGCGTACACACGGGCACGATGCTGGATCATTGAGTAGTTTCGAGCGTTTTACACACTTTATGGCGCTTTGTTGGGCGGTTTAGCTAGTGCTGTCATTGTTGTGCGATACCGTTCTAAAGCACGGCGATAAGACATATCTCCCTGTGTCGATGCCGGGTTAACGTTTTAAAAATCATCACGAGAAGGCTTTAGTTTGTAATAGATGTAGTATCTAAAGCTAAACGCATTCAGTGTTCATACGCGCATAAGTAAGACAGTCAAGAATGTCCACTGCCGTAGATAAGATAAGTGAAAATACGCGAAGGCGAAACACACAATATCATGAAATTTGCCTTGTAATTGTccagcaaaagaaaggaaggaagtatggttctttttttttgtttctttttggtgGAATTCCGATTCGAAAATAGATCCACGACATTTATCTTCGTATCATGTAAGAACGCAAAGGATAATATTCTTATAAcagcgattttttttgcttacacCTTAACttaaaactttttaaacaaataaaatttggTTTTATGCATTgcgatcgattgttttttcgtttaatgATTTCCATTCAATGTGACGCCTTTTTAACCTTGGCGAGGGAAGCACATATTTAGCGACTGCAGCGGATTTTCAATTCTCAGCAACTTAGTAATTTTATTGTCTAAGTGTTATTTCCTCTCACACAACATGCCTTCCAGTTGGTGATATTTATAATACCTTTACTACAGGATgtacatttgttatttttagatAAATATTGCTTGTTACCAattttgcaccgaaaaagAATGTTCTGTAGAATATACCTTTTCATTATCTTATCTGCACTTCCATTAGTTAACTTTAATACACTATCGCCGTGCTCAACTCATAAACATATGAATCGACCAATGaattatagatttttttattgaatctaTAACGTAGTTGCGTATATTTAGTGTTAAGAATTATTCCTGCAAAGAGTGCAAAGTAAAAGTAATTAAACTAAGGGAAGCAACAAAAGTGGCCATCGTACAAGATGAATTCCTGTGATGATCTTACGGGAAGATATTTTCCCATAAGTCAGGTTTTTTTCGAGGTTCGAAGGTGTTTTTTACAGAAAATATGGCTTACACAAAATTAGCcttttttcacaaaattacAGTCCAAAGAGAAAACTCATCCTTGTGTGAAAATCACAAATGTTCGTTGTTCTCTAGTGCGATTTTGTTAAAGCAACGTTTTGCAATTCGACGTTACTCagaatgttgcaaaattttgtgaaacttgactttaaaattttcatcatcTATTCTTTACACAAAGTAAAGTACTTGTAGCGAAAATCattatgtgtttatttttaaacggaAAAATTATCTGTTTGGGTTCAAACAAACAGTGCAAATGGACTCGGTTTGACAGACTGGCCGAAGCGGATCTACGAAATCATCCGTCCAACCGTGTtttatcctggtcacggcaccaagtttcaatttttgtaCTCAGGCCGGACAATCAATAAGCATGGTGTATTGCggaaaagaggaaaacaaacaaattctgAAACTAAACATTTGATTCAATTGAACTAATACACTATCCATCCCACGTATTgggtttgatttcttttaaatatttccaaaaactaccttttttttagagTGCGCATTTCTTAAACAGGATCGGATTGACGACAGCAGGTGCGTTAAAATGGAAGAATATAAAGGCCTCTTCTTTGAGACAGTATAATATCGGAGGTCTCGGCCTGTCATTTCCTtgaggaaaacgaaaaaaaacatcctgaTGAGATTTGCCATCGATTCTGGCGGATCGGAAATAAACCTTCCTACATTAGTTCAACAACACAGTGTGTGGCGTTCTACGCACTTTCGTAACAgttcagaaaaaaatcaaacaaattccaccacagaacaaacaacattaaatGTTCCCGTGCTCTTGAACGcccaaccatcatcatcattattggAGCTGCAAGCACGGATTTGACTGTGTGTCTGGCAAACCAATTCAATAGCAACCTATAAGAGGGTTATGTCGAGCTGTACCACATTCtaaaatgtaatgaatgttccacatgAACAATGATGGTAACCTTTTCGGCGCTTGTGATTTCATGGTTCATCGAACCGCAAGGCTGTTGTGTGTACGTTGCCGTTGCGTACTGTTCTGACAATTTGTGCAAAGTTTCGCTCATTTTTGATAAGGGAAATTTGGAACATACAAATATCTACCCCAGATGCCCCCGTAGTTACGCAGATGTTTCGCCTTCTTGGTAAACTTCTTGCGTGACGATTATCAGCAGCGTACAAGCACATCCCTTTCCAACGATAGTGACCGAAGGTTTGTGGTACCGACCAGAAGCGACAGTACGCCAATAGTCTGCAGTTTGTGTCTAGAGCAGCGATAAAAAATACTGTGGGCGACGCAAAGTCTACATTTTAGTGTCTAGAGCGACCATAAACGGCCAAGAGACCAATTCTTACGCATTGAAGACGGGCCTTTGAAAAGTATGAAACCCACGATTTGAATCGATTGCCTTATTTCTCTCAACTgaatttacttttttaaatattttttagttCCGAATATGTCTTATGAATGGTTTTAGTTATTGTATTAACATCTTTTCAACTACGCATAGCTAAAAAGGAATCCGGCTGATCCCTGTTTCTAACGGATAAGATAGAAAAGAACATATGAGGGAGTTGGTGTGGCGATGCAATTCTACACTAGCAGACTACAACACGAGCACTCTAAGTCGTGGAAGAGCGCAAGCGTACGATAGGAAGGTTCTCCTCCAGTGAATGACGAAACTGGTGACGAAACCGCGTGTTTCAAAGCTATCGGCCGTGTCGGTGCGAATCGGAACCTATTGCTGTGGGTGTGATAGTAAATTGACTGTTTGGACTGTCCATCTATTAGTAGCGTCACCTACGGAACCCGTCCGGTAGCTCTAGCTCTAGGAAAAGTAACTGGCGCTATATATGCCCGTATGCTGCTTTCTCTCGGGAGTTGGTATCGTTGcaggttggttttttttaggtGCACCAGCAGAGAGGATATATGAAGGTATGCGTACGCTCCCGGAAAATGATTTGAATAGccgtgaatgaatgaattttccgATTCATACAATACGCGTAGAAAAGTGTTTGCACCATCGTCACGTGATTTACTGGTGTAAGTTAcaatgcgttttgttttttttttgtgtaattcTTGGTAACGTTGAATATCTGTGAATACCCCAAAAAGACAAGTAAAAAGGCttcttaaatgtttttttgtgtggctaCATGGaacttttatatttattatttgtttatccTTCTTCTCACTCTCTGTTTTTGTCGCTTACAATTTTGTTCTGTATGCAGTACGAGTCCGCGTACAACCTTTTATAAacacaaataaatttaattgttcTTCCATCACCCACCCCACCCAGCAGGCAAGCTTTGACTTGACATTTGGCAGTGTCTATGGGGAAGCGAAAGCTTTTCACGCTTTCCAACGCCTGTTTGATTCATGCTGCAAATCCTGCTAACTGTTTCACACAACCAAACGAGCATAATGAGCGCACACCACGCACACTGCTACCGAGCGTCGTTCGATTCCAACACCATCAACGTACTGTAGTAAAACGGTAGCAGGGCTCTTGCTGGGAGAGAATGTTGAGCTTTACTGTACCCGAGCAGTGCTCTCAGTTTTTCCCCGAGTCGTCGGAAAGCTCTGCCGCGTAACCTCAATCGAAGGTGGCGTTAACTGCCTGCTGCAAACTTACTGGTATGGTAGTGGTCTGGTGAAGTTTCTTGACACACACAGTCCTTTCGAACGCGTCTCGGTCACGTCTCGTGTGAACTTTTGCTTGAACTCGCTTCAGCAACCGCGTGTGTGATAGCAATTCTTAAGCGATTAACAGCGCTGTCCCAGCTATAGGCACTTGTCTGCTGTAGTTGCAATTCGGAACCGAGAACCTTCTGGAGGAGCGAGCCCAATAATACGGCCGATTT
This Anopheles marshallii chromosome 3, idAnoMarsDA_429_01, whole genome shotgun sequence DNA region includes the following protein-coding sequences:
- the LOC128713078 gene encoding zinc finger protein ZFP2-like, with the translated sequence MVEITLENLEIRFDFVCRFCLSDADCFPVFLPDGNINNQLQKAFEIIASKVDENDGLPNNICGGCLQSIEDFVEFEANCSKSYEILMKIIHDASKIVSGNTACLDFGSENQIKSEHDDEIVLEDIESSQYIYNDGGEIPGSLAPEDDSAVALEVDYEELLDKDGDKYENSTTPTGESTAIQVENVADKSENEESHTDFMDLPDGLPSNDMYIKACNAPVMDYWYRKNRKIPIVQCMFCDKTYRGRNTLRKHLKIHFHIKNYSCPSCERTFSDRTSLRIHESRHSNTKSFKCDHCDRCYYSKAELKQHCIVKHGTRKHICEVCNKPFPSRTILQDHAQVHASERPFVCSTCGKSFKRSRNLVRHYQNHEKSKNNTAEKEPTDAGNIVTTCQYCNDEFGKPSALLEHLIQKHPDEYEQSREESRSCSICGTTFNDMEKFLLHQDKHVLLIVTAGGYQCGKCGKQLRYRSLAEKHLQSHSTERSFQCDIADCLKRYKLKVHLTRHKRLAH
- the LOC128711577 gene encoding ATP-dependent RNA helicase Ddx1, with product MTAFEEFGVMPEIAQAIDEMEWMLPTDVQAEAIPLILGGGDVLMAAETGSGKTGAFCLPILQIVWETLRDIKEGKTGRATSHKGQPWTFSYTDRGQAMAITPDGLRCQSREMKEWHGSRCTTGVHGRGKYYYEATVTDEGLCRVGWSTELASLDLGTDRFGYGFGGTGRKSNCKQFDVYGEAFGKQDVIGCMLDLDGREIGFSKNGVFLGTAFTLNESDAKSNSYFPAVVLKNAEIAFNFGQTDFKYPLPAGYTPVCSVVKDNMSENPNTGPSGSAEGEAAKPKPNAPQAIVIEPSRELAEQTFNQIRKFKKHLKDPEVRELLLIGGVNVREQMEVLQRGVDIIVATPGRLEDLIGGGYVLLNGCRFFVLDEADGLLKQGYTEMIDRLHKQIPKITSDGRRLQMVVCSATLHSFEVKKMAERLMHFPTWVDLKGEDAVPDTVHHVVCMVDPQKDTTWQSMRTHIQTDSVHARDNVRPGSNTAETLSEAVKMLKGEYTLKAIDEHNMDRAIIFCRTKLDCDNMERYLRQMGGQKYSCVCLHGDRNPKERKSNLEKFKNKEVKFLICTDVAARGLDITGLPFIINVTLPDEKSNYVHRIGRVGRADRMGLAFSLVASVPEKVWYHGNWCSSRGKNCWNTALTDVKGCCMWYDEKMYLAEIEDHLTVTIPQIEKDMKVPLNEFDGKVVYGEKRKNTGSGYKDHVEQLGPVVRELARLEREAQTLYLKRLAV
- the LOC128715146 gene encoding GSK3-beta interaction protein, producing MDNSVTKYYKYCDDNIIDWTQEAEAVIKDITQHVEDISLSNKLPPARTESYINITTLDGNQMCVKLNAEGLQIVGNVHDDKTQESSSNTRYETPYALLSDVCPAYVHSFGNSLVNALSKLEQQLDQEHNMSDVE